One segment of Brienomyrus brachyistius isolate T26 unplaced genomic scaffold, BBRACH_0.4 scaffold50, whole genome shotgun sequence DNA contains the following:
- the LOC125723650 gene encoding uncharacterized protein LOC125723650 isoform X14: protein MRQVFCGPHVPGYGVHAAHTHWVTVFGWPTHVLGYGVQAAQTHWVTVFGWPTHVLGYGVQAAHTHWVTVFGWPTHVLGYGVQAAHIHWVTMFGWPTHVLGYGVQAAHTHWVTVFGWPTHVLGYGVQAAHTHWVTVFGWPTHVLGYGVQAAHTHWVTVFGWPTRVPGYGVQAAHTRQVTLFRRPTLTGSQCSGGPHTCWVTVFRRPTRAGFRCSGGPHVPGYGVLLADMLQVMVFLWPTHAPGYSVQAAHTHAPGYSVQVAHTCRVTLFQAAHTRWVTVFRWPTRARLHCSKRPTRTGLRCSGGPHAPGYGVQVAHTLQVTVFRWPTRSRLRCSGGPHAPGYGVQVAHTLQVTVFRWPTRSRLRCSGGPHAPGYAGCSHICPHSLCLLTFHCNSPVTPPLSMVSSPAHIRPPLHTPTFLLSLLPPPLILFLALAQPDWS, encoded by the exons ATGCGGCAGGTTTTTTGTGGCCCACACGTGCCGGGTTACGGTGTTCATGCGGCCCACACTCACTGGGTCACGGTGTTCGGGTGGCCCACACACGTGCTGGGTTACGGTGTTCAGGCGGCCCAGACTCACTGGGTCACGGTGTTCGGGTGGCCCACACACGTGCTGGGTTACGGTGTTCAGGCGGCCCACACTCACTGGGTCACGGTGTTCGGGTGGCCCACACACGTGCTGGGTTACGGTGTTCAGGCGGCCCACATTCACTGGGTCACGATGTTCGGGTGGCCCACACACGTGCTGGGTTACGGTGTTCAGGCGGCCCACACTCACTGGGTCACGGTGTTCGGGTGGCCCACACACGTGCTGGGTTACGGTGTTCAGGCGGCCCACACTCACTGGGTCACGGTGTTCGGGTGGCCCACACACGTGCTGGGTTACGGTGTTCAGGCGGCCCACACTCACTGGGTCACGGTGTTCGGGTGGCCCACACGCGTGCCGGGTTACGGTGTTCAGGCGGCCCACACGCGCCAGGTTACATTGTTCAGGCGGCCCACACTCACTGGGTCACAGTGTTCGGGTGGCCCACACACGTGCTGGGTTACGGTGTTCAGGCGGCCCACACGTGCTGGTTTTCGGTGTTCTGGCGGCCCACACGTGCCGGGTTACGGTGTCCTGCTAGCCGACATGCTCCAGGTTATGGTTTTCTTGTGGCCCACACACGCTCCGGGTTACAGTGTTCAGGCAGCCCACACACACGCGCCGGGTTACAGTGTTCAGGTGGCCCACACGTGCCGGGTTACATTGTTCCAAGCGGCCCACACGCGCTGGGTTACGGTGTTCAGGTGGCCCACACGCGCCAGGTTACATTGCTCCAAGCGGCCCACACGCACTGGATTACGGTGTTCAGGTGGCCCACATGCGCCAGGTTACGGTGTTCAGGTGGCCCACACGCTCCAGGTTACGGTGTTCAGGTGGCCCACACGCTCCAGGTTACGGTGTTCAGGTGGCCCACACGCTCCAGGTTACGGTGTTCAGGTGGCCCACACGCTCCAGGTTACGGTGTTCAGGTGGCCCACACGCTCCAGGTTACGGTGTTCAG GCGGTCCACACGCTCCAGGTTATGCTGGCTGCTCCCACATCTGTCCACATTCCCTGTGTCTGCTTACCTTTCACTGTAATTCACCAGTGACTCCCCCCTTGTCCATGGTCTCCTCACCTGCCCATATCCGCCCTCCCCTACATACACCTACATTTCTCCTTTCTCTGCTTCCCCCACCTTTGATTTTGTTCCTAGCTCTGGCTCAGCCTGACTGGAGCTAA
- the LOC125723650 gene encoding uncharacterized protein LOC125723650 isoform X9, with protein MRQVFCGPHVPGYGVHAAHTHWVTVFGWPTHVLGYGVQAAQTHWVTVFGWPTHVLGYGVQAAHTHWVTVFGWPTHVLGYGVQAAHIHWVTMFGWPTHVLGYGVQAAHTHWVTVFGWPTHVLGYGVQAAHTHWVTVFGWPTHVLGYGVQAAHTHWVTVFGWPTRVPGYGVQAAHTRQVTLFRRPTLTGSQCSGGPHTCWVTVFRRPTRAGFRCSGGPHVPGYGVLLADMLQVMVFLWPTHAPGYSVQAAHTHAPGYSVQVAHTCRVTLFQAAHTRWVTVFRWPTRSRLRCSGGPHAPGYAGCSHICPHSLCLLTFHCNSPVTPPLSMVSSPAHIRPPLHTPTFLLSLLPPPLILFLALAQPDWS; from the exons ATGCGGCAGGTTTTTTGTGGCCCACACGTGCCGGGTTACGGTGTTCATGCGGCCCACACTCACTGGGTCACGGTGTTCGGGTGGCCCACACACGTGCTGGGTTACGGTGTTCAGGCGGCCCAGACTCACTGGGTCACGGTGTTCGGGTGGCCCACACACGTGCTGGGTTACGGTGTTCAGGCGGCCCACACTCACTGGGTCACGGTGTTCGGGTGGCCCACACACGTGCTGGGTTACGGTGTTCAGGCGGCCCACATTCACTGGGTCACGATGTTCGGGTGGCCCACACACGTGCTGGGTTACGGTGTTCAGGCGGCCCACACTCACTGGGTCACGGTGTTCGGGTGGCCCACACACGTGCTGGGTTACGGTGTTCAGGCGGCCCACACTCACTGGGTCACGGTGTTCGGGTGGCCCACACACGTGCTGGGTTACGGTGTTCAGGCGGCCCACACTCACTGGGTCACGGTGTTCGGGTGGCCCACACGCGTGCCGGGTTACGGTGTTCAGGCGGCCCACACGCGCCAGGTTACATTGTTCAGGCGGCCCACACTCACTGGGTCACAGTGTTCGGGTGGCCCACACACGTGCTGGGTTACGGTGTTCAGGCGGCCCACACGTGCTGGTTTTCGGTGTTCTGGCGGCCCACACGTGCCGGGTTACGGTGTCCTGCTAGCCGACATGCTCCAGGTTATGGTTTTCTTGTGGCCCACACACGCTCCGGGTTACAGTGTTCAGGCAGCCCACACACACGCGCCGGGTTACAGTGTTCAGGTGGCCCACACGTGCCGGGTTACATTGTTCCAAGCGGCCCACACGCGCTGGGTTACGGTGTTCAG GTGGCCCACACGCTCCAGGTTACGGTGTTCAG GCGGTCCACACGCTCCAGGTTATGCTGGCTGCTCCCACATCTGTCCACATTCCCTGTGTCTGCTTACCTTTCACTGTAATTCACCAGTGACTCCCCCCTTGTCCATGGTCTCCTCACCTGCCCATATCCGCCCTCCCCTACATACACCTACATTTCTCCTTTCTCTGCTTCCCCCACCTTTGATTTTGTTCCTAGCTCTGGCTCAGCCTGACTGGAGCTAA
- the LOC125723650 gene encoding uncharacterized protein LOC125723650 isoform X18, with translation MRQVFCGPHVPGYGVHAAHTHWVTVFGWPTHVLGYGVQAAQTHWVTVFGWPTHVLGYGVQAAHTHWVTVFGWPTHVLGYGVQAAHIHWVTMFGWPTHVLGYGVQAAHTHWVTVFGWPTHVLGYGVQAAHTHWVTVFGWPTHVLGYGVQAAHTHWVTVFGWPTRVPGYGVQAAHTRQVTLFRRPTLTGSQCSGGPHTCWVTVFRRPTRAGFRCSGGPHVPGYGVLLADMLQVMVFLWPTHAPGYSVQAAHTHAPGYSVQVAHTCRVTLFQAAHTRWVTVFRWPTRSRLRCSGGPHAPGYGVQVAHTLQVTVFRRSTRSRLCWLLPHLSTFPVSAYLSL, from the exons ATGCGGCAGGTTTTTTGTGGCCCACACGTGCCGGGTTACGGTGTTCATGCGGCCCACACTCACTGGGTCACGGTGTTCGGGTGGCCCACACACGTGCTGGGTTACGGTGTTCAGGCGGCCCAGACTCACTGGGTCACGGTGTTCGGGTGGCCCACACACGTGCTGGGTTACGGTGTTCAGGCGGCCCACACTCACTGGGTCACGGTGTTCGGGTGGCCCACACACGTGCTGGGTTACGGTGTTCAGGCGGCCCACATTCACTGGGTCACGATGTTCGGGTGGCCCACACACGTGCTGGGTTACGGTGTTCAGGCGGCCCACACTCACTGGGTCACGGTGTTCGGGTGGCCCACACACGTGCTGGGTTACGGTGTTCAGGCGGCCCACACTCACTGGGTCACGGTGTTCGGGTGGCCCACACACGTGCTGGGTTACGGTGTTCAGGCGGCCCACACTCACTGGGTCACGGTGTTCGGGTGGCCCACACGCGTGCCGGGTTACGGTGTTCAGGCGGCCCACACGCGCCAGGTTACATTGTTCAGGCGGCCCACACTCACTGGGTCACAGTGTTCGGGTGGCCCACACACGTGCTGGGTTACGGTGTTCAGGCGGCCCACACGTGCTGGTTTTCGGTGTTCTGGCGGCCCACACGTGCCGGGTTACGGTGTCCTGCTAGCCGACATGCTCCAGGTTATGGTTTTCTTGTGGCCCACACACGCTCCGGGTTACAGTGTTCAGGCAGCCCACACACACGCGCCGGGTTACAGTGTTCAGGTGGCCCACACGTGCCGGGTTACATTGTTCCAAGCGGCCCACACGCGCTGGGTTACGGTGTTCAG GTGGCCCACACGCTCCAGGTTACGGTGTTCAGGTGGCCCACACGCTCCAGGTTACGGTGTTCAGGTGGCCCACACGCTCCAGGTTACGGTGTTCAG GCGGTCCACACGCTCCAGGTTATGCTGGCTGCTCCCACATCTGTCCACATTCCCTGTGTCTGCTTACCTTTCACTGTAA
- the LOC125723650 gene encoding uncharacterized protein LOC125723650 isoform X7, producing MRQVFCGPHVPGYGVHAAHTHWVTVFGWPTHVLGYGVQAAQTHWVTVFGWPTHVLGYGVQAAHTHWVTVFGWPTHVLGYGVQAAHIHWVTMFGWPTHVLGYGVQAAHTHWVTVFGWPTHVLGYGVQAAHTHWVTVFGWPTHVLGYGVQAAHTHWVTVFGWPTRVPGYGVQAAHTRQVTLFRRPTLTGSQCSGGPHTCWVTVFRRPTRAGFRCSGGPHVPGYGVLLADMLQVMVFLWPTHAPGYSVQAAHTHAPGYSVQVAHTCRVTLFQAAHTRWVTVFRWPTRARLHCSKRPTRTGLRCSGGPHAPGYGVQVAHTLQVTVFRWPTRSRLRCSGGPHAPGYGVQAVHTLQVMLAAPTSVHIPCVCLPFTVIHQ from the exons ATGCGGCAGGTTTTTTGTGGCCCACACGTGCCGGGTTACGGTGTTCATGCGGCCCACACTCACTGGGTCACGGTGTTCGGGTGGCCCACACACGTGCTGGGTTACGGTGTTCAGGCGGCCCAGACTCACTGGGTCACGGTGTTCGGGTGGCCCACACACGTGCTGGGTTACGGTGTTCAGGCGGCCCACACTCACTGGGTCACGGTGTTCGGGTGGCCCACACACGTGCTGGGTTACGGTGTTCAGGCGGCCCACATTCACTGGGTCACGATGTTCGGGTGGCCCACACACGTGCTGGGTTACGGTGTTCAGGCGGCCCACACTCACTGGGTCACGGTGTTCGGGTGGCCCACACACGTGCTGGGTTACGGTGTTCAGGCGGCCCACACTCACTGGGTCACGGTGTTCGGGTGGCCCACACACGTGCTGGGTTACGGTGTTCAGGCGGCCCACACTCACTGGGTCACGGTGTTCGGGTGGCCCACACGCGTGCCGGGTTACGGTGTTCAGGCGGCCCACACGCGCCAGGTTACATTGTTCAGGCGGCCCACACTCACTGGGTCACAGTGTTCGGGTGGCCCACACACGTGCTGGGTTACGGTGTTCAGGCGGCCCACACGTGCTGGTTTTCGGTGTTCTGGCGGCCCACACGTGCCGGGTTACGGTGTCCTGCTAGCCGACATGCTCCAGGTTATGGTTTTCTTGTGGCCCACACACGCTCCGGGTTACAGTGTTCAGGCAGCCCACACACACGCGCCGGGTTACAGTGTTCAGGTGGCCCACACGTGCCGGGTTACATTGTTCCAAGCGGCCCACACGCGCTGGGTTACGGTGTTCAGGTGGCCCACACGCGCCAGGTTACATTGCTCCAAGCGGCCCACACGCACTGGATTACGGTGTTCAGGTGGCCCACATGCGCCAGGTTACGGTGTTCAGGTGGCCCACACGCTCCAGGTTACGGTGTTCAGGTGGCCCACACGCTCCAGGTTACGGTGTTCAGGTGGCCCACACGCTCCAGGTTACGGTGTTCAG GCGGTCCACACGCTCCAGGTTATGCTGGCTGCTCCCACATCTGTCCACATTCCCTGTGTCTGCTTACCTTTCACTGTAATTCACCAGTGA
- the LOC125723650 gene encoding uncharacterized protein LOC125723650 isoform X1, translating into MRQVFCGPHVPGYGVHAAHTHWVTVFGWPTHVLGYGVQAAQTHWVTVFGWPTHVLGYGVQAAHTHWVTVFGWPTHVLGYGVQAAHIHWVTMFGWPTHVLGYGVQAAHTHWVTVFGWPTHVLGYGVQAAHTHWVTVFGWPTHVLGYGVQAAHTHWVTVFGWPTRVPGYGVQAAHTRQVTLFRRPTLTGSQCSGGPHTCWVTVFRRPTRAGFRCSGGPHVPGYGVLLADMLQVMVFLWPTHAPGYSVQAAHTHAPGYSVQVAHTCRVTLFQAAHTRWVTVFRWPTRARLHCSKRPTRTGLRCSGGPHAPGYGVQVAHTLQVTVFRWPTRSRLRCSGGPHAPGYAGCSHICPHSLCLLTFHCNSPVTPPLSMVSSPAHIRPPLHTPTFLLSLLPPPLILFLALAQPDWS; encoded by the exons ATGCGGCAGGTTTTTTGTGGCCCACACGTGCCGGGTTACGGTGTTCATGCGGCCCACACTCACTGGGTCACGGTGTTCGGGTGGCCCACACACGTGCTGGGTTACGGTGTTCAGGCGGCCCAGACTCACTGGGTCACGGTGTTCGGGTGGCCCACACACGTGCTGGGTTACGGTGTTCAGGCGGCCCACACTCACTGGGTCACGGTGTTCGGGTGGCCCACACACGTGCTGGGTTACGGTGTTCAGGCGGCCCACATTCACTGGGTCACGATGTTCGGGTGGCCCACACACGTGCTGGGTTACGGTGTTCAGGCGGCCCACACTCACTGGGTCACGGTGTTCGGGTGGCCCACACACGTGCTGGGTTACGGTGTTCAGGCGGCCCACACTCACTGGGTCACGGTGTTCGGGTGGCCCACACACGTGCTGGGTTACGGTGTTCAGGCGGCCCACACTCACTGGGTCACGGTGTTCGGGTGGCCCACACGCGTGCCGGGTTACGGTGTTCAGGCGGCCCACACGCGCCAGGTTACATTGTTCAGGCGGCCCACACTCACTGGGTCACAGTGTTCGGGTGGCCCACACACGTGCTGGGTTACGGTGTTCAGGCGGCCCACACGTGCTGGTTTTCGGTGTTCTGGCGGCCCACACGTGCCGGGTTACGGTGTCCTGCTAGCCGACATGCTCCAGGTTATGGTTTTCTTGTGGCCCACACACGCTCCGGGTTACAGTGTTCAGGCAGCCCACACACACGCGCCGGGTTACAGTGTTCAGGTGGCCCACACGTGCCGGGTTACATTGTTCCAAGCGGCCCACACGCGCTGGGTTACGGTGTTCAGGTGGCCCACACGCGCCAGGTTACATTGCTCCAAGCGGCCCACACGCACTGGATTACGGTGTTCAGGTGGCCCACATGCGCCAGGTTACGGTGTTCAGGTGGCCCACACGCTCCAGGTTACGGTGTTCAGGTGGCCCACACGCTCCAGGTTACGGTGTTCAG GCGGTCCACACGCTCCAGGTTATGCTGGCTGCTCCCACATCTGTCCACATTCCCTGTGTCTGCTTACCTTTCACTGTAATTCACCAGTGACTCCCCCCTTGTCCATGGTCTCCTCACCTGCCCATATCCGCCCTCCCCTACATACACCTACATTTCTCCTTTCTCTGCTTCCCCCACCTTTGATTTTGTTCCTAGCTCTGGCTCAGCCTGACTGGAGCTAA
- the LOC125723650 gene encoding uncharacterized protein LOC125723650 isoform X4, which produces MRQVFCGPHVPGYGVHAAHTHWVTVFGWPTHVLGYGVQAAQTHWVTVFGWPTHVLGYGVQAAHTHWVTVFGWPTHVLGYGVQAAHIHWVTMFGWPTHVLGYGVQAAHTHWVTVFGWPTHVLGYGVQAAHTHWVTVFGWPTHVLGYGVQAAHTHWVTVFGWPTRVPGYGVQAAHTRQVTLFRRPTLTGSQCSGGPHTCWVTVFRRPTRAGFRCSGGPHVPGYGVLLADMLQVMVFLWPTHAPGYSVQAAHTHAPGYSVQVAHTCRVTLFQAAHTRWVTVFRWPTRSRLRCSGGPHAPGYGVQVAHTLQVTVFRWPTRSRLRCSGGPHAPGYAGCSHICPHSLCLLTFHCNSPVTPPLSMVSSPAHIRPPLHTPTFLLSLLPPPLILFLALAQPDWS; this is translated from the exons ATGCGGCAGGTTTTTTGTGGCCCACACGTGCCGGGTTACGGTGTTCATGCGGCCCACACTCACTGGGTCACGGTGTTCGGGTGGCCCACACACGTGCTGGGTTACGGTGTTCAGGCGGCCCAGACTCACTGGGTCACGGTGTTCGGGTGGCCCACACACGTGCTGGGTTACGGTGTTCAGGCGGCCCACACTCACTGGGTCACGGTGTTCGGGTGGCCCACACACGTGCTGGGTTACGGTGTTCAGGCGGCCCACATTCACTGGGTCACGATGTTCGGGTGGCCCACACACGTGCTGGGTTACGGTGTTCAGGCGGCCCACACTCACTGGGTCACGGTGTTCGGGTGGCCCACACACGTGCTGGGTTACGGTGTTCAGGCGGCCCACACTCACTGGGTCACGGTGTTCGGGTGGCCCACACACGTGCTGGGTTACGGTGTTCAGGCGGCCCACACTCACTGGGTCACGGTGTTCGGGTGGCCCACACGCGTGCCGGGTTACGGTGTTCAGGCGGCCCACACGCGCCAGGTTACATTGTTCAGGCGGCCCACACTCACTGGGTCACAGTGTTCGGGTGGCCCACACACGTGCTGGGTTACGGTGTTCAGGCGGCCCACACGTGCTGGTTTTCGGTGTTCTGGCGGCCCACACGTGCCGGGTTACGGTGTCCTGCTAGCCGACATGCTCCAGGTTATGGTTTTCTTGTGGCCCACACACGCTCCGGGTTACAGTGTTCAGGCAGCCCACACACACGCGCCGGGTTACAGTGTTCAGGTGGCCCACACGTGCCGGGTTACATTGTTCCAAGCGGCCCACACGCGCTGGGTTACGGTGTTCAG GTGGCCCACACGCTCCAGGTTACGGTGTTCAGGTGGCCCACACGCTCCAGGTTACGGTGTTCAGGTGGCCCACACGCTCCAGGTTACGGTGTTCAGGTGGCCCACACGCTCCAGGTTACGGTGTTCAG GCGGTCCACACGCTCCAGGTTATGCTGGCTGCTCCCACATCTGTCCACATTCCCTGTGTCTGCTTACCTTTCACTGTAATTCACCAGTGACTCCCCCCTTGTCCATGGTCTCCTCACCTGCCCATATCCGCCCTCCCCTACATACACCTACATTTCTCCTTTCTCTGCTTCCCCCACCTTTGATTTTGTTCCTAGCTCTGGCTCAGCCTGACTGGAGCTAA
- the LOC125723650 gene encoding uncharacterized protein LOC125723650 isoform X13, whose amino-acid sequence MRQVFCGPHVPGYGVHAAHTHWVTVFGWPTHVLGYGVQAAQTHWVTVFGWPTHVLGYGVQAAHTHWVTVFGWPTHVLGYGVQAAHIHWVTMFGWPTHVLGYGVQAAHTHWVTVFGWPTHVLGYGVQAAHTHWVTVFGWPTHVLGYGVQAAHTHWVTVFGWPTRVPGYGVQAAHTRQVTLFRRPTLTGSQCSGGPHTCWVTVFRRPTRAGFRCSGGPHVPGYGVLLADMLQVMVFLWPTHAPGYSVQAAHTHAPGYSVQVAHTCRVTLFQAAHTRWVTVFRWPTRSRLRCSGGPHAPGYGVQVAHTLQVTVFRWPTRSRLRCSGGPHAPGYGVQAVHTLQVMLAAPTSVHIPCVCLPFTVIHQ is encoded by the exons ATGCGGCAGGTTTTTTGTGGCCCACACGTGCCGGGTTACGGTGTTCATGCGGCCCACACTCACTGGGTCACGGTGTTCGGGTGGCCCACACACGTGCTGGGTTACGGTGTTCAGGCGGCCCAGACTCACTGGGTCACGGTGTTCGGGTGGCCCACACACGTGCTGGGTTACGGTGTTCAGGCGGCCCACACTCACTGGGTCACGGTGTTCGGGTGGCCCACACACGTGCTGGGTTACGGTGTTCAGGCGGCCCACATTCACTGGGTCACGATGTTCGGGTGGCCCACACACGTGCTGGGTTACGGTGTTCAGGCGGCCCACACTCACTGGGTCACGGTGTTCGGGTGGCCCACACACGTGCTGGGTTACGGTGTTCAGGCGGCCCACACTCACTGGGTCACGGTGTTCGGGTGGCCCACACACGTGCTGGGTTACGGTGTTCAGGCGGCCCACACTCACTGGGTCACGGTGTTCGGGTGGCCCACACGCGTGCCGGGTTACGGTGTTCAGGCGGCCCACACGCGCCAGGTTACATTGTTCAGGCGGCCCACACTCACTGGGTCACAGTGTTCGGGTGGCCCACACACGTGCTGGGTTACGGTGTTCAGGCGGCCCACACGTGCTGGTTTTCGGTGTTCTGGCGGCCCACACGTGCCGGGTTACGGTGTCCTGCTAGCCGACATGCTCCAGGTTATGGTTTTCTTGTGGCCCACACACGCTCCGGGTTACAGTGTTCAGGCAGCCCACACACACGCGCCGGGTTACAGTGTTCAGGTGGCCCACACGTGCCGGGTTACATTGTTCCAAGCGGCCCACACGCGCTGGGTTACGGTGTTCAG GTGGCCCACACGCTCCAGGTTACGGTGTTCAGGTGGCCCACACGCTCCAGGTTACGGTGTTCAGGTGGCCCACACGCTCCAGGTTACGGTGTTCAGGTGGCCCACACGCTCCAGGTTACGGTGTTCAGGTGGCCCACACGCTCCAGGTTACGGTGTTCAG GCGGTCCACACGCTCCAGGTTATGCTGGCTGCTCCCACATCTGTCCACATTCCCTGTGTCTGCTTACCTTTCACTGTAATTCACCAGTGA
- the LOC125723650 gene encoding uncharacterized protein LOC125723650 isoform X21 has protein sequence MRQVFCGPHVPGYGVHAAHTHWVTVFGWPTHVLGYGVQAAQTHWVTVFGWPTHVLGYGVQAAHTHWVTVFGWPTHVLGYGVQAAHIHWVTMFGWPTHVLGYGVQAAHTHWVTVFGWPTHVLGYGVQAAHTHWVTVFGWPTHVLGYGVQAAHTHWVTVFGWPTRVPGYGVQAAHTRQVTLFRRPTLTGSQCSGGPHTCWVTVFRRPTRAGFRCSGGPHVPGYGVLLADMLQVMVFLWPTHAPGYSVQAAHTHAPGYSVQVAHTCRVTLFQAAHTRWVTVFRWPTRSRLRCSGGPHAPGYGVQAVHTLQVMLAAPTSVHIPCVCLPFTVIHQ, from the exons ATGCGGCAGGTTTTTTGTGGCCCACACGTGCCGGGTTACGGTGTTCATGCGGCCCACACTCACTGGGTCACGGTGTTCGGGTGGCCCACACACGTGCTGGGTTACGGTGTTCAGGCGGCCCAGACTCACTGGGTCACGGTGTTCGGGTGGCCCACACACGTGCTGGGTTACGGTGTTCAGGCGGCCCACACTCACTGGGTCACGGTGTTCGGGTGGCCCACACACGTGCTGGGTTACGGTGTTCAGGCGGCCCACATTCACTGGGTCACGATGTTCGGGTGGCCCACACACGTGCTGGGTTACGGTGTTCAGGCGGCCCACACTCACTGGGTCACGGTGTTCGGGTGGCCCACACACGTGCTGGGTTACGGTGTTCAGGCGGCCCACACTCACTGGGTCACGGTGTTCGGGTGGCCCACACACGTGCTGGGTTACGGTGTTCAGGCGGCCCACACTCACTGGGTCACGGTGTTCGGGTGGCCCACACGCGTGCCGGGTTACGGTGTTCAGGCGGCCCACACGCGCCAGGTTACATTGTTCAGGCGGCCCACACTCACTGGGTCACAGTGTTCGGGTGGCCCACACACGTGCTGGGTTACGGTGTTCAGGCGGCCCACACGTGCTGGTTTTCGGTGTTCTGGCGGCCCACACGTGCCGGGTTACGGTGTCCTGCTAGCCGACATGCTCCAGGTTATGGTTTTCTTGTGGCCCACACACGCTCCGGGTTACAGTGTTCAGGCAGCCCACACACACGCGCCGGGTTACAGTGTTCAGGTGGCCCACACGTGCCGGGTTACATTGTTCCAAGCGGCCCACACGCGCTGGGTTACGGTGTTCAG GTGGCCCACACGCTCCAGGTTACGGTGTTCAGGTGGCCCACACGCTCCAGGTTACGGTGTTCAG GCGGTCCACACGCTCCAGGTTATGCTGGCTGCTCCCACATCTGTCCACATTCCCTGTGTCTGCTTACCTTTCACTGTAATTCACCAGTGA
- the LOC125723650 gene encoding uncharacterized protein LOC125723650 isoform X2, with product MRQVFCGPHVPGYGVHAAHTHWVTVFGWPTHVLGYGVQAAQTHWVTVFGWPTHVLGYGVQAAHTHWVTVFGWPTHVLGYGVQAAHIHWVTMFGWPTHVLGYGVQAAHTHWVTVFGWPTHVLGYGVQAAHTHWVTVFGWPTHVLGYGVQAAHTHWVTVFGWPTRVPGYGVQAAHTRQVTLFRRPTLTGSQCSGGPHTCWVTVFRRPTRAGFRCSGGPHVPGYGVLLADMLQVMVFLWPTHAPGYSVQAAHTHAPGYSVQVAHTCRVTLFQAAHTRWVTVFRWPTRARLHCSKRPTRTGLRCSGGPHAPGYGVQVAHTLQVTVFRWPTRSRLRCSGGPHAPGYGVQVAHTLQVTVFRWPTRSRLRCSGGPHAPGYGVQAVHTLQVMLAAPTSVHIPCVCLPFTVIHQ from the exons ATGCGGCAGGTTTTTTGTGGCCCACACGTGCCGGGTTACGGTGTTCATGCGGCCCACACTCACTGGGTCACGGTGTTCGGGTGGCCCACACACGTGCTGGGTTACGGTGTTCAGGCGGCCCAGACTCACTGGGTCACGGTGTTCGGGTGGCCCACACACGTGCTGGGTTACGGTGTTCAGGCGGCCCACACTCACTGGGTCACGGTGTTCGGGTGGCCCACACACGTGCTGGGTTACGGTGTTCAGGCGGCCCACATTCACTGGGTCACGATGTTCGGGTGGCCCACACACGTGCTGGGTTACGGTGTTCAGGCGGCCCACACTCACTGGGTCACGGTGTTCGGGTGGCCCACACACGTGCTGGGTTACGGTGTTCAGGCGGCCCACACTCACTGGGTCACGGTGTTCGGGTGGCCCACACACGTGCTGGGTTACGGTGTTCAGGCGGCCCACACTCACTGGGTCACGGTGTTCGGGTGGCCCACACGCGTGCCGGGTTACGGTGTTCAGGCGGCCCACACGCGCCAGGTTACATTGTTCAGGCGGCCCACACTCACTGGGTCACAGTGTTCGGGTGGCCCACACACGTGCTGGGTTACGGTGTTCAGGCGGCCCACACGTGCTGGTTTTCGGTGTTCTGGCGGCCCACACGTGCCGGGTTACGGTGTCCTGCTAGCCGACATGCTCCAGGTTATGGTTTTCTTGTGGCCCACACACGCTCCGGGTTACAGTGTTCAGGCAGCCCACACACACGCGCCGGGTTACAGTGTTCAGGTGGCCCACACGTGCCGGGTTACATTGTTCCAAGCGGCCCACACGCGCTGGGTTACGGTGTTCAGGTGGCCCACACGCGCCAGGTTACATTGCTCCAAGCGGCCCACACGCACTGGATTACGGTGTTCAGGTGGCCCACATGCGCCAGGTTACGGTGTTCAGGTGGCCCACACGCTCCAGGTTACGGTGTTCAGGTGGCCCACACGCTCCAGGTTACGGTGTTCAGGTGGCCCACACGCTCCAGGTTACGGTGTTCAGGTGGCCCACACGCTCCAGGTTACGGTGTTCAGGTGGCCCACACGCTCCAGGTTACGGTGTTCAGGTGGCCCACACGCTCCAGGTTACGGTGTTCAG GCGGTCCACACGCTCCAGGTTATGCTGGCTGCTCCCACATCTGTCCACATTCCCTGTGTCTGCTTACCTTTCACTGTAATTCACCAGTGA